The genomic segment accaagagtcggacatgactaagggacttcactttcacttttcactttcatgcattggagaaggaaatgacaacccactccaatgttcttgcctggacaatcccagggatgggggagcctggtgggctgccatctctggggtcgcacagagttggacacgactgaatcgacttagcagcagcagcagcagcagtacacttGCTGTGGGTCACACTTTATGTTTCACCTTTTGAGGTCTACTGGGACTTCAGTCCACTTATCTAGGAGTAAAAGGAGATAATGGGGTGGTACAGGTGAGAACCAGTAGTCTCTCACAAGGCTACTTCTTATGGTGAGGTCATTACCATTTCCTGGGACAATACAGGTTTAATTTACTCAGGTGGGGTAGAAAAGTCTGCTTCTActacaaataacaacaacaacaacaatggtaatAATAGATCTGAACCTAGAAATTCGAtgttttgccttttcagaatctttccaaatatttggattcCAATTTTCAGAATCCCGGGAATGAGTCAGTTACACATCATGCAAGGCATGATATCAGGCTCTCACATGCTTCAGACATAGCATCACTTCTGTGGGATCCCTTACATAATTGCATAATCACATCTAGTTAAGAAGACCCCAGACAAACCCCAACTGAAGTTTTGTCCACTAAACCAAGAGCTCCTTAAATATGCCCAGGACATGAAGGACAAGAAATCTAAGGGCTGTCACAGGTAGGAGGAGATTGAAGACTCGTGGCAACTAAATGCAGTGTTGGATCCTGGATTAGACTCTGaatcaataaatttttgttttgctaCAAAGGGCATTAGTGGCACAAGTAGCAAATTTGAACCAGGTCTGTACATACTGAGGCATTAGGGGAACCAGAAATTGAGTACAGAGTATGAGAAAGATGATGTAGagataaaaatatcatttcagaCAAGAAGGAATATAGATTTCTAGCTTTATTGTTTCACATCAGGCTAGTTTATGCAAAAAGAGAAGCTGCAGAGGGACACGGGGTCTGTGCTTTGGGGTTCTCAGAGATTCCACACATATGAAAAGGAGGTGAATAAATGGATttgggagggagtttgggggtCCTGGACCCAAGGAATAGGTACTCCCTGGACCAGAGCTCAAAGGCCTCACCCAGACCCCCAGTGACAGGGGCAGGCCCAGCAGGagggacaggaggaggaggaagtgttTGTCCATGTATTGTCCCCAGGTCGGCTCTTCTTGGCTCAGTGTCCACTTCAGCAGCAGCCGCCTCCATAGGACTGACCACTTCCCCCTCCACAGCACCCGGAGCCCCCCGAGGGCTGGCTGCAGCAGTCAGACCTGTGGGGTCTGCAGCGGTGGGACCTGCGGCGCCTGTGGTGGCTTAGGCAGCAGCCCCCACACCCAGAGCTGCAGCAGCCCCCGGAGCTGGAGCCGCAGCAGCCCTCGGAGCTGACATCACAGCAGGAGGAGACTGGGGGGCACTTCGGGGGACACTTTGGGGGGCATTTAGGGGTGGGGCACTTGGGGGCACACTTGGGAGGGGGCTGGCACTGCTGCTGGTT from the Bos javanicus breed banteng chromosome 3, ARS-OSU_banteng_1.0, whole genome shotgun sequence genome contains:
- the LOC133245292 gene encoding late cornified envelope protein 1F-like, whose amino-acid sequence is MSCQQNQQQCQPPPKCAPKCPTPKCPPKCPPKCPPVSSCCDVSSEGCCGSSSGGCCSSGCGGCCLSHHRRRRSHRCRPHRSDCCSQPSGGSGCCGGGSGQSYGGGCC